The genome window TCGGTGAAAAGCAGCACCTTCGGCGGGCTGATCGAACACATCGTCTCCGAATACAACACGCCGGTCGCGATCCGCCCGAAGGCGATGTCCGACTGGAACCTGACCACGGAAGTGAAGGGGAAGAACCAGGAGGAAGTCCTCCAGGACGTGGCGGCCAAGTGCAAGCTGACCCTCGACAAGAACGCCGCCGGCCAGCCGCGCCTCACCCGGCCGGGGGACGAAGCGGGCGAGGAGTTCCTCGTGAAGATCGAGGAGGGGGAGCGGGAGATGGAGACCGAAGAGTAGCCGTCGGTGACTTGGGGGCGGGTTGTTAAACACCAAGACACAAAGAAGGCACGAAGAGCACCAAGGTTGCCCCTCGCGAGAACACGTCTTTGTGTCCTTGGTGCCTCCTTGGTGTCTTGGTGTTTAATCTTCTATCCCTGAATCGCACGCGGAGGTTGCGGTAGAGTGGCGGCTGTCTCAGTTCACGACAGCCCCTGGCCCGCAGACCGATGCCCTACAGCCAGTCCCTCGCCGGCCGCACGCGCGATCTTCTGGCTGGCCGCCGCGACATCGAAGAGAAGCGGATGTTCGGCGGGATCGTGTTCCTGCTGAACGGGAACATGCTCGTCGGGATCTGGAAGGACTCGATCATCGCCCGCCTCGGCGCGGAAGAAGCCGAGGCAGCACTCCAGGAGCCGGACGTCGGCCCCTTCGACATCACAGGCAAGCCGATGAAGAACTGGGTCCTGGTCGGACCGGACGGTGTCGACACCGACGAGCAGCTCCGGTCGTGGATCGACCGGGCCGAGCGGTTCGTCTGGACGTTGCCGGCCAAGTAGCGACCGGATCGCGGCCTGGT of Planctomyces sp. SH-PL14 contains these proteins:
- a CDS encoding TfoX/Sxy family protein: MPYSQSLAGRTRDLLAGRRDIEEKRMFGGIVFLLNGNMLVGIWKDSIIARLGAEEAEAALQEPDVGPFDITGKPMKNWVLVGPDGVDTDEQLRSWIDRAERFVWTLPAK